From Microbacterium sp. LWH7-1.2:
CGGCCAGCGCGTCGCCGACCTGCTGGTCGGGCATCAGGCTCTGCGGGAACGCCGCGAGGATGCGGCCCGCGAGCGAGATGTCGCGCGTCTCGACGTCGACTCCCGCCTGGCGGGTCACGGCCTGCACGATCGGCAGGAACGAGGCGGTCGCGAGGGCCGGTGCCTCGTCGGTGTAGGTGTAGATGATGGTCGAGTCGGTCACCAGTCACGTCCTTCTTGCGGGTCGGCGTTCAGCCTATCGCAAGCATCCGAGATATCTCGACGTCAAGATACTTCTCCGTATGAACTCCGTGTTAATCCGAGACTCCGACGATGCCGGATGTCGTCATGGGGGCTAGCCTGTGGTCCATGGGTGAACTGCGACTCGTCGAACTGTCCGCCGCGACCATCGTGGCGGTCAACAATATGTCGCTCAAGCCCGGCCAGGAGGAGTACCTGTCGCCGGTGAGCTACGGCATCGCCGCGACGGTCGTGAACCCGCAGACGACCTGGCAGCGCGTGGTCCTCGACGGCGAGGAGGTGGTCGCCTTCGTCAGCGGCAACTTCGACCCCGACGATCCGCAGGAGCACTTCCGCTCGGTGCTGTGGCGCATCAACGTCGACGCCGACGACCAGGGCCGGGGCGTCGGCCGCTTCGCGGTGGCCGGGCTCCTCGAAGAGGCCCGCAACCGCGGAATGGACCGCGTGAACGTCATCTACGAGGCCGGCGAAGGCGGTCCGCAGGCATTCTTCGAGCGCGTGGGCTTCACACCGGTCGGCGAGACCGAGTACGGTGAAGTCATCGCAGAGATCCGTCTCTGACGCGAAGCCGCACGATCGACCCGAAGACTTCCCCACACAGCGCCCGCCGGGCGCTCAGAGACCGGCGGCGGGGCCTCGAATACCCCTCCCCCATCGAGACCCCGTCGCCTTCTCGGTCCGCGCCTTCTCGGTCCGCCGCGTCGAAACGCTTCCGCGCGACGCGCTAGGGTGAGCGGATGCCGAGATTCGATCTGTCCCCCGCGGAACTGGCCGACTACATCCCCGACGTTCGCGAACCCGCCGACTTCGACGCCTTCTGGGCCGAGACCCTCGGGCAGTCGCGGCAGTGGGATGCCTCCCCCGACGTCGTTCGCCTCGATACGCCGTTCACGCTGGTCGACATCTTCGACGTGACGTTCCCCGGCTTCGGCGGCGACCCGGTCAAGGCATGGCTGACGCTGCCCGCGGGCGCCGAGGGCCGGCTCCCCGCGGTCGTCGAGTACCAGGGCTACGGCGGCGGCCGCGGTCTCCCGGGCGAGCGCCTCGGCTGGACCGCAGCGGGTTACGCGCACCTCCTCATGGACACGCGCGGCCAGGGCTCGATGTGGGGCTCCGGCGGCGACACGCCAGATCCGCACGGCACCGGGCCGTCGTCGGCGGGTTTCATGACGCGTGGCATCGAGGACCCCGAGACGTACTACTACCGTCGGGTTTTCACGGATGCGGTTCGCGCCGTCGACGCCGTCCGCGCACTGCCGCAGGTCGACGCCGACCGCGTCGCCGTGTGCGGGGCGAGCCAGGGCGGTGGCATCGCGATCGCGGCTGCCGGGCTCTCCGACGGTCTCGTTGCCGTCATGCCCGACGTGCCGTTCCTCTGCCACTTCGAGCGCGCCGTCGGCTTCACCGGCGGCGACCCCTACGAGGAGGTCGTGCGCTACCTGGCCGTCCACCGCGGCAAGGACGACCGGGTGCTCGAGACCCTGTCGTACTTCGACGGCGTGAACATGGCGAAGCGGGCGGATGCCGCGGCCCTCTACTCCGTCGCGCTCATGGACACCACCTGCCCGCCGTCGACCGTGTACGCGGCGTTCAACCGCCACACGACCGCGACGAAGCAGATCGAGGTCTACACCCACAACGGCCACGAGGGGGGCCAGGCGTTCCAGTTCCCGAAGCAGGCCCGCTTCCTCGGCGGCCTGATCTAGCCGCGCCTCGGCGCTGGATCTGCGCGGGCATCACCGCAGGAGCCGTCACATGACCTCATCCCTCTCCCTCCGCCCGATCGACGCAGGCTGGACGCTCCGTGCATCCGCGGGACCCGTGCCGGACGGATGGACGGATGCCGTCACCGCGGTGGTGCCCGGGTGCGTTCACACCGATCTCCTCGCCGCCGGACTGATCCCCGACCCCTTCCTCGACGACAACGAGTCGGCGCTGGCGTGGATCGGACTCGTCGACTGGACGTACGCGACGACGTTCTCCTGGACGACGGATGCTGCGGACCGCACCGATCTCGTCTTCGAAGGCCTCGACACCGTCACGGCGGTCCTGCTCAACGGGAACGAGATCGGGGTGACGGCGAACCAGCACCGCTCGTACCGGTTCGACGTCCGCGACCGGCTCGTCGAGGGCGAGAACGAACTCGTGGTGCGCTTCCGCTCCCCCGTGAAGTACGCGAACGAGCAGAGCGTCGCGCTCGGCGTGCGGCAGCGCCCGTACCCGCTGCCCTACGACGCCATCCGCAAGTCGGCTTGCAGCTTCGGCTGGGACTGGGGCATCGCAACGTACACGAGCGGCATCGTCAAACCGGTCGGGCTGGAGTCCTGGTCGGTCGCGCGCCTCGCGCGGACGCGCGTGGCCGCTGCTCCCGTGGGCGACGGCGGCACGATCACGGTGGATGTCGAGCTCGAGCGCTCGCGCGAGGGCGCGGTGACGGTGACCGTGGGTTGCGGCGGGGTCGAGGCATCCGTGAGTCTCTCCGCGGGCGACGCGAACGCGACCGTCGTTCTCACGCTGGCCGAGGTCGAGCGGTGGTGGCCGGTCGGGTACGGGGCGCAGCCCCTGTACGACGTGGAGGTCGAGGTCGCTGCATCCGATGGCACGGTCCTCCATCGCACCGCGCGCAAGGTGGGCTTCCGCGACGTGCGGTGGGACATGACGCCCGACGAGGAGGGCACGCCGTTCAGCCTCGTCGTCAATGACCACCCGGTCTTCGTGAAGGGTGTCAACTGGATCCCCGATGACGCACTCACCGTGCGCGTGACGCGCGATCGCCTGCGGCGCCGCTTCGAGCAGGCGCTCGACGCCAACCTCAACCTCCTCCGGGTGTGGGGCGGCGGGCTGTACGAGTCCGACGACTTCTACGAGCTCGCCGACGAGCTGGGTCTGCTGGTGTGGCAGGACTTCCTGTTCGCGTGCGCCGCCTACGCCGAAGAGGATCCGCTGCGGTCCGAGATCGAGGCGGAGGCGCGCGAGAACATCGTGCGACTCGGCCACCACGCCTCGCTCGTGCTGCTGACGGGCAACAACGAGAATCTGTGGGGTTACGAGGACTGGGGCTGGAAGCTGCGCCTCGACGGCAGGACGTGGGGTGCGCATTACTACTACGAGCTGTTCCCGGCGCTCGTCGCCGAGTTCGCGCCGCACGTGCCGTACGCGCCCGGCAGCCCGTTCAGCCCCGGCATGGGCTGGGACGGCGAGGCGCAGACCGGCCCGCACCCGAACGACGAGCAGCACGGTTCGGTGCATCTGTGGGAGCAGTGGAACCGCCGCGACTGGCCCACTTACCGCGAGCACCGACCGCGCTTCGTCGCCGAGTTCGGCTGGCAGGGACCGCCGGCGTGGAGCACGCTCGTGCGCTCCGTGTCGGACGCGCCGCTGACGCCCGAATCGCCGGGCATGATCGTGCACCAGAAGGCGATGGAGGGGAACACCAAGCTCTCGAACGGTCTCATCCCCCACTTCCGAATGCCGGAGGCCATGGAGGACTGGCACTGGGCCATGCAGCTCAACCAGGCGCTGGCGGTGCGCACCGCCCTCGAGCACTTCCGCTCCTGGGCGCCGCGCACGCAGGGAGCGATCGTGTGGCAGCTCAACGACTGCTGGCCGGTCACGTCGTGGGCCGCGATCGACGGCGACGAGCGTCCGAAGCCGCTCTACTACGGGCTGAAGAACGCGTTCGCCCCGCGCCTGGCGACGATCCAGCCTCGCGAGGGCGGGCTCGCCGCGGTGCTCGTGAACGACACCGCCGAGAAGTGGTCCGGCGAGGTCGTCGCGCGGCGTGTCGCGTTCACCGGCGAGGAGCTCGCACGGTACTCGACCCCGGTCTCGCTGGACCCGCGCGAGACCGTGACCGTCGCGCTGCCCGCCGACGTCGCGGTCGCGGCCGACGCGGCCGCGGAACTCGTTGTGGCGGGCGTCGACGACGTGCGCGGCTTCTGGTTCTTCGCCGAGCCCCGGGATTCGGCGCTCGGTGCCGCCGAGGTCGAGGTGCGCACGCAGCCGGTCGAGGGTGGCACGCGGGTCACGTTCACGGCCTCGACGCTGGTGCGCGATCTCACGCTGCTCGTCGACAAGATCGATCCCGATGCCGTCGCGTCCGACGCGCTCGTGACCCTGCTGCCGGGCGAGAGCACGACGCTCGTCGTTCGTCACGACGGCGAGGGGCTCGCAGCATCCGTCCTGTCCGATCCGCGGGTGATGCGCACCGCCAACGAGCTGGTCGTCTCGTGAGCGGGATGCCGTTCTTCGTCATGGGGCCGGATGCCCTTCGCGGGAGGGAGCCCTCGACCGGCCGAACAGCTGGTCCTTGCCCGGTGGGGTTCCGGGCGACGAGCAACTGCGGTACGACAGGGTCATGTTCGAGGCGCGCGCAGAGCGCGCGTGGATGGAGGGATTCATGATGTGGGACGTGCCCGCCGGCGTGCACTCCGCGGAGGAAGCGACCGCGAAGGACGACTGCGCCTACGGCAAGCCCGCGGGAGAGTATCTCCGCGCGGAGTGCACGGCCCTCGCGGCGGGGGTCCCGCGATGAGCGCCGCGGTGCTCGCGATCGACGCGGGCCAGACGGGCATCAAGGTGCGGGTGCGCGAGCACGACATCGTGTTCCCGGGCATCCGCACCGGCGAGCCGCTCATCCCCCAGCTCGCGGCCGTCGCCCGCGCCGCGATCGAGCGGACGGGCGCCGAGGTCTCCGTCGTGAGCGCGGGTGTGTCGGGCCTCACCACGCGGGAATCGGATGCTGCCGCCTTCCTCGCCCGCATCGACGACGCCGCCGTGCGCGAGGTGATCCTCGCCCACGACTCGACGACCTCGTTCCTCGGCGCGCTCGGCGACGCGCGGGGCGCCGTCGTCGCGGCGGGCACCGGCGTCGTCACGCTCGCTGTGGGCGCGTCGCGGGTGGCGCGGGTCGACGGGTGGGGCTACCTGATGGGCGACGCGGGCAGCGGATACTGGATCGGGCGCGAGGCACTCGACGCCGTGATGCGCGAGTACGACGGTCGCGGACCGGCGACGGCGCTGCGCCCGGTGGCCGAGGAACGCTGGCCCGACCTCAGCCAGGCGTACATCCACCTGCAGTCCGACCCCGAGCGCGTGAGCGTGATCGCCTCCTTCGCGGCGCACGTCTCGCGCCTCGCGACGGAGGGCGACGCGGTGTCGCAGGACATCACGGTGCGAGCCGGCGGTGAGCTCGCGCACAGCGTCGAGACGGCGCTGCGCCGCGTGCGCTCCGACGAGCCCGGCGAGCACTTCGCCGCCTGCGCGATCGGCGGTGTCTTCCGCTCCCCGCGGCTGCGCGAGGCGTTCGCATCGCACATCGCCGCGAGCGAGTTCGACGTCACGCTCGTCGAGCCCCTCGGCCACGGCATCGACGGCGCCGCGGCCCTCGCGGGCCTCGCGCCGCAGCATCCGCTCGCCCACGCGGTCTCGATCGCCCACGCCTGACGCTCCACGCGTCGTGGAGTCCCCTCCGTCGCGGATCCGGAATTCGGACGATCGCACAGTTTCCGGTACGCCAGAAGTCGACTGATCCGGAAAGCGGCTGAAAGTCCGAATTCCGGATCGGGGAGGATGTGGCCGATCGAAGAGCCGAGGCGTCCGGCGCGCGTTCCTCCCCAGGGAGGGGCTGAGCGGCAGGAGCGGTCGCGCCTGTGGAGTTCCTCTTTGAGCAGCCGCGACGGCGGAAGGATGCTGCGGGTGAGCCTCGTCCGAAACGCTTCCCGAGACACCACCCAGCGCATGGCCCGCCAGATCGAGCAGCTTGTCGTGTGGGTGATCGCCTCCGGCGGAATCGCGCACCGAAACGCTGCCGGGAACGCGGGGTTCCCACTGCCCGTGCGCCGAGCCGCAGTGCGCTGCGGAGCTCTGCGTCGCGTCCGCCGTGAATGGCTGGCGACGGATGCCGCACCCGCCGACCTCCTGATCGCGGCCGAGAACGGGGGCAGCCTCACCTGCGTGTCGGCTGCGCGGCGCCGGGCATGGTGGATACCCGAGGGCGTGGACGACTCCATTCACGTTCGGCTCGAGCCACACGCTGCGTCGCCCGTTTCGCCTGTCGTGGCACATTGGACGCAGCGCATCGCACCAGCGCCGGGCTACGGGCTTCTAGAGTCGGTCGAAGACACACTCGCCCACATCTCGGTCTGCCTCGCCCCGGAGGACGCGCAGATCGTCTGGAACTCCGCGCTCCAGACCGAGAAGATCACGCCGATGGCGATCCGACGTGTTCACTGGCCTCACCGACAGGCGCGCGAGTGCGCACAACGCGCATCAGGTCAGTCCGACTCGGGCCTGGAGACGATTCTGGTGGTTCGTCTGAGCGGCTGGGGTGTTCCGCTACGTCAGCAGGTTGTCCTCCTCGGGCGGCCGGTCGACCTCCTCATCGGAGAACGCCTGGTGATCCAGGTCGACGGCTTCGCCCACCACTCTTCTTCTGCACAACGTTCCAAGGACGTGGCGTTCGACGCAGAACTCTCGCTCAACGGCTATACAGTGTTCCGATTCACGTATGAGCAGGTGGTTCGTGGCTGGGACACGGTCGAGCGGACGATCGCCCGCGCGATCGCCGCAGGCGTACACCTGGCTCGGTGATTCGGGGCCACCCCCGCCGCACGCCCAGCCGGCGCGGGTGTACGGCCCGTTCTGGCCAGCTCACACGGCGATCCGAGAATCGGACTCCGGCGCGGTTGTCCGGATGTTCACCCGCCCGCCAGCCCGGGAAAGCGCAAGAACCCCGAAGTCCGGATCCGGGGATGGTCGACGGCGCCGTCACCGCCCGCTGACGCGCGCTGCAGCATCCGCTCGCCGCGATATGGCGGCGAGTGATCCATCCGCGACCCGATCCGAAGATCGGACCTTCGCGCCGTTTTCGGACCGCCGCCGCCCGCCTGACCCGGAAAAGCGCAAGGACTCCGAATTCCGGATCCGCGGGGGGCGGCGGACGGGCCGAGTCGACGGCGCCGCGGCCCTCGCGGCCCTCGCGGGCCTCGCGCCGCAGCATCCGCTCGCCCACGCGGTCTCGATCGCCTACGCGTGAGCCCGAGTACGGCGGATGCCCCGGCCCTGTGTGGACAGGGGGCCGGGGCATCCGCGGTCGAAGCCGGATCGGGCTAGACGAGCGACTCCCGCCACGCGGCGTGAAGCTGGGCGAACTTGCCGGTGCCGCCGATGAGCTCCTCGGGGGTGTCGTCCTCGATGATCTCGCCGTGCTCCATGACCAGCACGCGGTCCGCGATCGCGACCGTCGAGAGTCGGTGCGCGATGATGATCGCGGTGCGGTCGGCGAGCAGGGTCTGCAGCGCGTCCTGGATCTGACGCTCGGACGGGATGTCGAGCGACGCCGTGGCCTCATCGAGGATGAGCACCGCCGGGTTCGCCAGGAACGCCCGCGCGAACGAGATCAGCTGGCGCTGACCCGCCGACACGCGACCGCCGCGCTTGTTGACGTCGGTGGCGTAGCCGTCGGGAAGCGCCTGGATGAAGGCATCCGCTCCCACCGCTCGCGCCGCAGCCT
This genomic window contains:
- a CDS encoding GNAT family N-acetyltransferase, translated to MGELRLVELSAATIVAVNNMSLKPGQEEYLSPVSYGIAATVVNPQTTWQRVVLDGEEVVAFVSGNFDPDDPQEHFRSVLWRINVDADDQGRGVGRFAVAGLLEEARNRGMDRVNVIYEAGEGGPQAFFERVGFTPVGETEYGEVIAEIRL
- a CDS encoding acetylxylan esterase, with the protein product MPRFDLSPAELADYIPDVREPADFDAFWAETLGQSRQWDASPDVVRLDTPFTLVDIFDVTFPGFGGDPVKAWLTLPAGAEGRLPAVVEYQGYGGGRGLPGERLGWTAAGYAHLLMDTRGQGSMWGSGGDTPDPHGTGPSSAGFMTRGIEDPETYYYRRVFTDAVRAVDAVRALPQVDADRVAVCGASQGGGIAIAAAGLSDGLVAVMPDVPFLCHFERAVGFTGGDPYEEVVRYLAVHRGKDDRVLETLSYFDGVNMAKRADAAALYSVALMDTTCPPSTVYAAFNRHTTATKQIEVYTHNGHEGGQAFQFPKQARFLGGLI
- a CDS encoding glycoside hydrolase family 2 protein; this encodes MTSSLSLRPIDAGWTLRASAGPVPDGWTDAVTAVVPGCVHTDLLAAGLIPDPFLDDNESALAWIGLVDWTYATTFSWTTDAADRTDLVFEGLDTVTAVLLNGNEIGVTANQHRSYRFDVRDRLVEGENELVVRFRSPVKYANEQSVALGVRQRPYPLPYDAIRKSACSFGWDWGIATYTSGIVKPVGLESWSVARLARTRVAAAPVGDGGTITVDVELERSREGAVTVTVGCGGVEASVSLSAGDANATVVLTLAEVERWWPVGYGAQPLYDVEVEVAASDGTVLHRTARKVGFRDVRWDMTPDEEGTPFSLVVNDHPVFVKGVNWIPDDALTVRVTRDRLRRRFEQALDANLNLLRVWGGGLYESDDFYELADELGLLVWQDFLFACAAYAEEDPLRSEIEAEARENIVRLGHHASLVLLTGNNENLWGYEDWGWKLRLDGRTWGAHYYYELFPALVAEFAPHVPYAPGSPFSPGMGWDGEAQTGPHPNDEQHGSVHLWEQWNRRDWPTYREHRPRFVAEFGWQGPPAWSTLVRSVSDAPLTPESPGMIVHQKAMEGNTKLSNGLIPHFRMPEAMEDWHWAMQLNQALAVRTALEHFRSWAPRTQGAIVWQLNDCWPVTSWAAIDGDERPKPLYYGLKNAFAPRLATIQPREGGLAAVLVNDTAEKWSGEVVARRVAFTGEELARYSTPVSLDPRETVTVALPADVAVAADAAAELVVAGVDDVRGFWFFAEPRDSALGAAEVEVRTQPVEGGTRVTFTASTLVRDLTLLVDKIDPDAVASDALVTLLPGESTTLVVRHDGEGLAASVLSDPRVMRTANELVVS
- a CDS encoding BadF/BadG/BcrA/BcrD ATPase family protein; translation: MSAAVLAIDAGQTGIKVRVREHDIVFPGIRTGEPLIPQLAAVARAAIERTGAEVSVVSAGVSGLTTRESDAAAFLARIDDAAVREVILAHDSTTSFLGALGDARGAVVAAGTGVVTLAVGASRVARVDGWGYLMGDAGSGYWIGREALDAVMREYDGRGPATALRPVAEERWPDLSQAYIHLQSDPERVSVIASFAAHVSRLATEGDAVSQDITVRAGGELAHSVETALRRVRSDEPGEHFAACAIGGVFRSPRLREAFASHIAASEFDVTLVEPLGHGIDGAAALAGLAPQHPLAHAVSIAHA
- a CDS encoding DUF559 domain-containing protein encodes the protein MSLVRNASRDTTQRMARQIEQLVVWVIASGGIAHRNAAGNAGFPLPVRRAAVRCGALRRVRREWLATDAAPADLLIAAENGGSLTCVSAARRRAWWIPEGVDDSIHVRLEPHAASPVSPVVAHWTQRIAPAPGYGLLESVEDTLAHISVCLAPEDAQIVWNSALQTEKITPMAIRRVHWPHRQARECAQRASGQSDSGLETILVVRLSGWGVPLRQQVVLLGRPVDLLIGERLVIQVDGFAHHSSSAQRSKDVAFDAELSLNGYTVFRFTYEQVVRGWDTVERTIARAIAAGVHLAR